The following are encoded in a window of Flavobacterium psychrotrophum genomic DNA:
- a CDS encoding HTTM domain-containing protein, with the protein MNINFERKILAFQNWIENHIFEQKNILWFRRCCYTLLLIKMLFIWTDLNIFYKHVIKQHTSLIWPHKWMLLPIFNNYYHYYWLMICLIVLYAIISKGSYFLSAIIFIISSNYFLLIHGATNNGDKIMNVFIFMLIFVKCNAKPRSLAQMINNSALIILQLHVCLLYLYNVYGKLIQPTWRDGTYLENVWSLPYHVNNTFLPNFISNPSSYFLTAWSVLLFEFSFPVLIWTKTFNKPLLIIGILFHLSIGLTLSLPDFGLIMIISYILFYKFKENQIAGDVVTLDS; encoded by the coding sequence ATGAATATAAATTTTGAGAGAAAAATCCTTGCCTTTCAAAACTGGATAGAAAACCATATTTTTGAGCAAAAGAACATCTTGTGGTTTAGAAGGTGTTGTTATACTTTATTACTGATAAAGATGCTCTTCATTTGGACAGATCTTAACATATTCTATAAGCACGTTATAAAACAGCATACTAGTTTAATATGGCCCCACAAATGGATGCTATTGCCAATATTTAATAATTACTATCATTATTATTGGCTGATGATTTGTTTGATTGTTCTATATGCAATCATTTCAAAAGGTTCATATTTCTTGTCCGCTATTATTTTCATAATTAGCTCTAACTATTTCCTATTAATTCACGGAGCTACAAACAATGGAGATAAAATTATGAATGTCTTCATTTTTATGCTCATTTTTGTGAAATGTAATGCAAAACCAAGAAGTTTAGCACAAATGATAAACAATTCGGCTTTAATTATTCTTCAACTTCATGTATGTTTATTATATCTTTATAATGTTTATGGAAAACTAATACAGCCAACATGGAGAGATGGTACTTATTTGGAAAATGTATGGAGTCTTCCTTATCACGTTAACAATACTTTTTTACCCAATTTTATCTCAAATCCAAGTTCTTATTTTTTAACAGCATGGTCAGTATTACTATTTGAATTTTCTTTTCCGGTGCTGATTTGGACAAAAACTTTTAATAAGCCTCTTTTAATTATAGGCATTTTATTTCACTTAAGTATAGGTCTAACGCTTTCATTACCAGACTTTGGACTGATAATGATAATAAGCTATATTTTGTTTTATAAATTTAAAGAAAACCAGATAGCAGGTGATGTAGTTACTCTTGATTCATAA
- a CDS encoding acyl-CoA dehydrogenase family protein, translated as MDITFNNDPKLALLLPILYHAWQDNELSTNEYKAIANFINNQDWLTKAEKEFLKSKINADVPPSRSELFQWREKIETAFAGGAKAASLTDLGILIANAERPALNEEDIKNYAPGVAQLEQQFGIIGSEAIADYRPKGKTLTQQHNTQNSFDIAEMTAFLDGDNANIINKVKSIISREEFNPVVDPDVTAFREKVLDWCKVLAKEGLGGYAYPKAQGGQGDMEAYFAIMETLSYQDLSLVIKFGVQFGLWGMSILFLGTEKHHKKYLEQIGSLELPGCFAMTETHHGSNVKGIHTTATYNHATRSFIVNTPEKYDRKEYIGNAATHGEAATVFAKLVIDGKDYGVNAFIVPIRNIEKQVLPGITIEDCGHKMGLNGVDNGIIYFDNVEIPYENMLDKFASVSEDGAFESSIPSDNRRFFTMLGTLVGGRIGIPRSALAAGKTGLATAIKYSDKRRQFGPEGGNEVPILNYRMHQKRLMPYLSNAYALTFALQYLTKRFINRSEDDMQEIEALAAGLKSYTTWNVRDMLQECREACGGKGYLSENRIDDLKNDTEIYTTFEGDNTVLMQLTAKNRLGEYRKEFGEMNVSTIFNYVVEQAKTGITEKNPFATRNTDETHLKDPAFHLQAFKYRERELTASAARRFKKLVDDGLDGFDAANIMHPHMLQISEAYLERIILEQFHAKINGLTDPALSEVLTRLYSLFALNKIDEHKAWYLEQGYMEGVKTKAIRKLVSQLCWETRQDAVPLVDAFNIPKNCLGAIATTKIAQA; from the coding sequence ATGGACATTACTTTTAATAACGACCCCAAGCTTGCTCTGCTATTACCCATACTTTACCACGCATGGCAGGATAACGAACTTTCGACCAACGAATATAAGGCAATTGCCAATTTTATAAATAACCAGGACTGGCTTACCAAGGCAGAAAAGGAATTCCTGAAATCTAAGATAAATGCTGATGTTCCGCCATCGCGCTCAGAACTGTTCCAGTGGCGGGAAAAGATTGAAACCGCATTTGCAGGTGGCGCTAAGGCTGCTTCGTTAACTGATCTGGGTATCCTGATAGCCAATGCCGAAAGACCTGCATTAAACGAAGAGGATATTAAAAATTACGCACCCGGTGTGGCGCAGTTAGAGCAGCAATTTGGCATTATTGGCAGCGAAGCCATTGCCGATTATCGCCCTAAAGGCAAAACCCTTACCCAGCAGCACAATACCCAAAATAGTTTTGACATTGCCGAAATGACTGCCTTTTTGGATGGCGACAATGCAAACATCATCAATAAAGTAAAAAGCATCATCAGCCGAGAGGAGTTTAACCCTGTGGTAGACCCTGATGTTACTGCTTTCCGAGAAAAGGTGCTGGACTGGTGCAAGGTACTGGCTAAGGAAGGCCTGGGCGGTTATGCTTACCCTAAGGCACAAGGCGGGCAGGGCGATATGGAAGCCTACTTTGCCATTATGGAAACCCTAAGCTACCAGGACCTGAGTCTGGTAATTAAATTTGGTGTGCAATTTGGCCTTTGGGGTATGAGCATCCTGTTCCTGGGTACCGAAAAGCACCATAAAAAATACCTGGAGCAAATAGGTTCATTAGAACTACCGGGCTGTTTTGCCATGACAGAGACACACCACGGCAGCAATGTTAAAGGCATTCACACTACGGCTACATATAACCATGCCACCCGTAGTTTTATAGTAAATACTCCTGAGAAATATGACCGTAAAGAATATATAGGCAATGCCGCCACACATGGCGAAGCAGCTACCGTTTTTGCTAAACTGGTGATTGATGGTAAAGATTATGGCGTTAATGCTTTTATCGTACCCATTCGCAATATAGAAAAACAAGTATTACCGGGCATTACCATCGAAGACTGTGGCCACAAAATGGGGCTTAACGGTGTAGATAACGGCATTATCTATTTTGATAATGTAGAGATTCCGTATGAAAATATGCTGGATAAGTTTGCGAGCGTTAGCGAAGACGGTGCTTTTGAAAGCTCCATACCAAGCGATAACCGCAGGTTTTTTACCATGCTGGGTACGCTGGTGGGTGGTCGCATTGGCATACCGCGTTCGGCACTGGCAGCCGGAAAAACCGGACTTGCAACCGCTATTAAATATAGCGATAAACGCAGGCAGTTTGGTCCTGAAGGAGGAAACGAAGTGCCAATACTTAACTACCGTATGCACCAAAAACGGCTGATGCCTTATCTGTCAAATGCCTATGCGCTTACTTTTGCCCTGCAATACCTCACCAAACGCTTCATCAACCGAAGCGAGGATGATATGCAGGAAATCGAAGCACTGGCTGCTGGGCTTAAGTCATACACTACCTGGAACGTGCGCGATATGTTACAGGAGTGCCGGGAAGCTTGTGGTGGTAAAGGTTACCTGAGCGAAAACCGTATTGACGACCTTAAAAATGATACAGAGATCTACACTACTTTTGAAGGTGATAATACGGTGTTGATGCAGCTGACCGCCAAAAACCGACTGGGTGAATATCGCAAGGAGTTTGGAGAAATGAATGTAAGTACTATATTTAATTATGTAGTGGAGCAGGCCAAAACGGGCATCACAGAGAAAAACCCGTTCGCTACCCGCAATACCGACGAAACACACCTTAAAGATCCTGCCTTTCATTTACAGGCGTTTAAATACCGCGAGCGCGAACTGACGGCTTCTGCCGCAAGGCGCTTTAAAAAACTGGTAGACGATGGGCTTGACGGTTTTGATGCAGCTAACATTATGCACCCGCACATGCTGCAAATATCTGAGGCATATCTTGAACGTATTATACTAGAGCAGTTCCATGCAAAAATAAACGGGCTTACAGACCCTGCACTTTCCGAAGTACTTACACGTCTTTATAGTTTATTTGCCCTGAACAAAATTGATGAGCACAAAGCCTGGTACCTGGAACAAGGGTATATGGAAGGTGTTAAGACAAAGGCCATTCGTAAACTGGTAAGCCAGCTGTGCTGGGAAACACGCCAGGATGCGGTGCCGCTTGTAGATGCATTTAACATCCCTAAAAACTGCCTTGGTGCCATTGCTACAACTAAAATTGCTCAGGCGTAA
- a CDS encoding PhnA domain-containing protein: MTTEQLLQERSGNQCELCGTTANLVAYEVQPARNLGADGFILIDEKCIAQIDKKEEPDAAYWQNILPTSMWSEVPAVQVVSWRMLNRFREEGWAADALDMMYLDDELLEYAKLTGDHTGDASVQFHKDSNGNILQQGDSVTLIKDLDVKGSTLNAKVGTAVRNIRLVHDNTEQIEGKIDGQLIVILTKYVKKQ; this comes from the coding sequence ATGACAACAGAACAACTGCTGCAGGAACGCAGCGGCAACCAATGCGAACTTTGTGGCACAACGGCTAACCTTGTAGCTTATGAAGTACAGCCCGCGCGCAACCTGGGTGCGGATGGTTTTATATTGATAGACGAGAAATGCATTGCCCAGATTGATAAAAAAGAAGAGCCGGATGCCGCCTACTGGCAAAACATACTGCCTACAAGTATGTGGAGCGAGGTCCCTGCTGTTCAGGTGGTCTCGTGGCGTATGCTAAACCGTTTCCGCGAGGAGGGCTGGGCTGCAGATGCGTTGGACATGATGTATCTGGACGATGAGCTTTTAGAATACGCCAAACTAACCGGTGACCATACCGGCGATGCCAGCGTGCAGTTTCATAAAGACAGCAATGGTAACATACTACAACAAGGTGATAGCGTTACCCTTATAAAAGACCTTGACGTTAAGGGCTCTACCCTAAACGCAAAAGTGGGTACAGCAGTGCGCAATATTCGTCTTGTACACGACAATACCGAACAGATTGAAGGTAAAATTGACGGACAGCTTATTGTTATCCTTACAAAATATGTAAAGAAGCAGTAA
- a CDS encoding glutamate synthase subunit beta: MKQEKITGFKEYHRELPEVQPVTLRIKHFKEFTAAYTDEKLHQQSARCMDCGVPFCHSGCPLGNVIPEFNDAVFNEQWEEAYDILSSTNNFPEFTGRICPAPCESSCVLNINRPAVAIEAIEKHIIEIAFEKGLVKPFLPEGRSGKKVAVIGSGPAGLAAAEQLNAAGHTVTIFEKDDAAGGLLRYGIPDFKLEKNVIDRRVAIMEQSGIKFQYHAHVGINVFLSDILHEYDAVVMAGGAMVPRDLDVPGRDLKGIHYAMEFLKQQNKRVAGQDPLAHAGIESNIIDTEVTATNKDVIIIGSGDTGSDCIGTSIRQGAKSVTQLALMHQQGTDRPLYTPWPEYPDVHRTSSSQEEGAERLFATVTKEFISDGQGNVAAVRVADLHWEFTPDGKRVRSAEKPGSERIIPCDLALIAIGFAKPEQLLIDRYELAKDARGNLLADDITYKTSHNKIFACGDMRRGQSLVVWAISEGRECARNVDAFLCKDASVLENKDASLETEAFGN; the protein is encoded by the coding sequence ATGAAGCAGGAAAAAATAACAGGTTTTAAAGAATACCACCGTGAGTTGCCGGAAGTGCAGCCCGTTACACTGCGTATAAAACATTTTAAAGAATTTACAGCGGCTTATACTGATGAAAAACTGCACCAGCAGTCGGCGCGGTGTATGGATTGCGGCGTGCCGTTTTGCCATAGCGGCTGTCCGTTAGGTAATGTAATTCCGGAGTTTAATGATGCTGTGTTTAACGAGCAGTGGGAGGAAGCATATGATATACTTTCTAGTACCAACAACTTTCCTGAGTTTACGGGCAGGATATGCCCTGCACCCTGCGAGTCGTCCTGCGTGCTAAACATTAATCGCCCTGCCGTGGCTATTGAAGCCATTGAAAAGCATATCATCGAAATAGCTTTTGAAAAAGGCCTGGTGAAGCCCTTTCTACCGGAAGGGCGTAGTGGTAAAAAAGTTGCTGTTATAGGCAGTGGCCCCGCAGGGCTTGCCGCGGCAGAGCAATTAAATGCTGCGGGACATACTGTTACCATTTTTGAAAAAGATGATGCAGCGGGTGGATTATTGCGTTATGGCATACCTGATTTTAAACTGGAAAAGAATGTAATAGACCGCCGTGTTGCGATAATGGAGCAAAGCGGTATAAAGTTTCAGTACCATGCGCATGTGGGTATTAATGTATTCCTGTCAGATATATTGCATGAGTATGACGCCGTAGTAATGGCAGGGGGGGCTATGGTGCCGCGTGATCTTGATGTTCCGGGTCGCGACCTTAAAGGTATACATTATGCTATGGAATTCCTGAAACAACAAAATAAGCGGGTTGCCGGACAAGATCCGCTTGCCCACGCCGGTATAGAAAGTAATATTATTGATACTGAAGTTACTGCTACAAATAAAGACGTAATTATAATTGGTAGCGGAGATACAGGTAGTGACTGCATAGGTACGAGCATCCGGCAGGGGGCTAAAAGCGTAACACAACTTGCGCTGATGCACCAGCAGGGGACTGACAGGCCATTATATACGCCATGGCCGGAATATCCTGATGTGCACCGTACATCATCATCGCAGGAAGAAGGCGCAGAACGTCTTTTTGCAACCGTTACGAAAGAGTTTATTAGCGATGGACAGGGTAATGTTGCTGCTGTAAGGGTGGCTGATCTGCATTGGGAGTTTACGCCGGATGGTAAGCGTGTGCGTTCGGCAGAGAAGCCGGGCAGTGAGCGCATCATTCCGTGCGATCTGGCATTGATCGCTATTGGCTTTGCCAAACCGGAGCAGTTGCTCATTGATCGTTATGAGCTTGCTAAAGACGCACGCGGTAACCTGCTTGCAGATGACATTACCTATAAAACATCGCACAACAAGATATTTGCCTGTGGTGATATGCGCCGTGGCCAGAGCCTTGTGGTGTGGGCCATTAGCGAAGGCCGCGAGTGCGCCCGAAACGTAGATGCTTTTTTATGTAAAGATGCTTCGGTGCTGGAAAATAAGGATGCAAGTTTAGAGACAGAGGCTTTTGGCAATTAA
- a CDS encoding glyoxalase, which translates to MEHNAKSIRSFIGAKNFEISSRFYRDLGFEENVLGTGFSVFKSGNHAFYLQDAYVKDWIDNTMVFMEVEDVHKFWEQLVELNLSEKYDDVRVEPIRTLDWGSECFVVDPSGVLWHFGTFNN; encoded by the coding sequence ATGGAGCATAATGCAAAATCGATCCGCTCATTTATAGGAGCCAAAAATTTTGAGATATCAAGCCGTTTTTACCGCGACCTTGGTTTTGAAGAAAATGTACTGGGGACAGGCTTTTCGGTATTTAAATCGGGTAACCATGCATTTTATTTACAGGATGCCTATGTAAAGGATTGGATAGACAATACCATGGTTTTTATGGAAGTAGAAGATGTACACAAATTTTGGGAGCAACTTGTGGAGCTTAACCTGTCCGAAAAGTATGATGATGTGCGTGTAGAACCCATACGAACCCTGGACTGGGGCAGCGAGTGCTTTGTTGTAGACCCATCGGGTGTATTATGGCATTTTGGGACGTTTAACAACTAA
- a CDS encoding LLM class flavin-dependent oxidoreductase codes for MKNIKISVLDQSQVGRNSTAHEALMESGKLVQLADELGFERYWVSEHHNFKLVAGTTPEVLIPYLASQSKRIRVGSGGIMLPNHTALKVSENFGMLATLFPNRIDLGIGRAPGGDRLSSHLLNPANTFSEKDLMEQLIDVRAWLRDEEMPETVHDKVKAYPIPQIMPELWMLTSSGGSAQFAAHFGMALSFAHFINPEGGPEVVAIYRDSFKPSKEWAEPKVNVGIFAFCHEDQAVVDEWITQFDYRMLHIEMGNTGDLPSPEEVKAMQYTMHQRARIAWNRNRFIAGTPDVVKEKITRLAEDYNTDEIMIATWADSFEDRKHSYELIANMFGVR; via the coding sequence ATGAAAAATATAAAGATTAGCGTGCTAGACCAATCTCAGGTAGGGCGAAACAGTACTGCTCACGAAGCCTTAATGGAATCTGGCAAGCTGGTACAACTCGCCGATGAACTGGGTTTTGAACGCTACTGGGTTAGCGAACACCATAATTTTAAACTTGTGGCGGGTACAACCCCAGAGGTGCTTATCCCCTACCTTGCATCGCAGTCTAAGCGCATCCGTGTAGGCAGTGGTGGCATCATGCTACCTAACCATACGGCGCTAAAAGTCAGCGAAAACTTTGGTATGCTGGCAACGCTCTTCCCAAATCGTATCGACCTTGGTATAGGCCGTGCACCGGGTGGCGACAGGCTTTCGTCGCATTTACTTAATCCTGCCAATACCTTTAGCGAAAAAGACCTGATGGAGCAGCTGATTGACGTACGCGCCTGGCTGCGTGATGAAGAAATGCCCGAAACCGTACACGATAAGGTTAAGGCCTACCCCATCCCCCAAATAATGCCGGAACTCTGGATGCTTACCAGCAGTGGCGGCAGCGCACAGTTTGCTGCACATTTTGGCATGGCATTATCTTTTGCTCACTTTATTAATCCAGAGGGAGGGCCCGAAGTGGTTGCAATATACCGCGATAGCTTTAAACCAAGTAAAGAATGGGCAGAGCCAAAGGTAAACGTGGGTATCTTTGCCTTTTGCCATGAAGACCAGGCAGTAGTAGACGAATGGATAACACAGTTTGACTACCGTATGCTGCACATTGAAATGGGCAATACCGGCGATCTGCCATCTCCTGAAGAGGTAAAAGCCATGCAATACACCATGCACCAGCGTGCGCGCATTGCCTGGAACCGCAACCGCTTTATAGCAGGTACTCCAGATGTGGTTAAGGAAAAAATAACCCGCCTTGCGGAAGATTATAATACCGATGAAATAATGATAGCTACATGGGCGGATAGTTTTGAAGACCGCAAACATTCGTATGAATTAATTGCAAATATGTTTGGTGTCCGATAA
- a CDS encoding glycoside hydrolase family 95 protein — MKNFLAKLLLISALSACTTPLYAQQDLTLHYDKPAKEWTEALPIGNGRLGAMIFGKVDEELIQLNEATLWSGGPVPKNVNPSAFENLEPTRKALREGDYEKAYELTKKMQGLYSESYLPLGDLILKQDFGGSQPTNYYRGLNIQDGLATTTFTINGVEYKREIFASAPAGSIVIRLTASQQGKLSVTLNARSQLYNKASIKGDAIYLNGKAPAHADPSYINYNKEPIVYKDITGCRGMRFELAVKPMIKDGKLTQDGNNIVITNASEVVLIVTAATSFNGFDKCPDSQGKDEHKLVAGYLKLANKKYDPLLKEHLKDIHHFFNRVALKLNKTEEDKSALPTDIRLEKYTEGGKDSNLEALFFQYGRYLLISSSRTKDAPANLQGIWNKDLRAPWSSNYTTNINVQMNYWPAETGNLSELSSPLNDLIKNLSVTGAETAQSFYHAKGWVVHHNADIWGTSNPVGDLGKGDPMWANWYMGANWLSRHLWEHYQFTGDKKFLKEAYPIMKGATLFTLDWLQKDENGYLVTMPSTSPENRYYYDGKKKGAVTVASTMDMAIIRDLFSNTMAASAILGTDKDFAATIQKANATLFPYKIGSIGQLMEWHEDFEEEDPHHRHTSHLYALHPANSISPLTTPDLAAAARKTLELRGDDGTGWSLAWKVNMWARLLDGNHAYRLFRNQLRLTKDNDPKYGGHGGAYPNLFDAHPPFQIDGNFAGTAGVIEMLLQSHNNEIQLLPALPDAWEDGSVNGIVARGNYLVDINWASGKLSTAKIISNNGGTLTIRADEPFVVDSLKLKSKKSTIGYTVSFEAKKGVTYTIKSEL; from the coding sequence ATGAAAAACTTTCTTGCAAAACTTTTATTGATCTCAGCACTGTCCGCCTGCACTACTCCGCTATATGCACAGCAGGATCTCACATTGCACTACGATAAACCGGCAAAAGAATGGACAGAGGCTTTACCTATAGGTAACGGAAGGCTGGGTGCCATGATTTTTGGTAAAGTAGATGAAGAACTCATCCAGCTTAATGAAGCTACACTATGGAGTGGCGGGCCCGTTCCTAAAAATGTAAATCCTTCGGCTTTTGAAAACCTGGAGCCAACCCGTAAAGCACTTCGCGAGGGCGATTATGAAAAGGCTTACGAACTTACAAAAAAAATGCAGGGGCTTTACAGCGAAAGTTATCTGCCGTTAGGCGACCTTATCTTAAAGCAGGACTTTGGCGGCAGCCAGCCAACAAATTATTATAGAGGGCTTAATATTCAGGATGGATTAGCTACTACCACTTTTACAATTAATGGTGTAGAGTATAAACGAGAAATTTTTGCCTCTGCACCAGCGGGTAGTATTGTTATCAGGCTAACAGCGAGCCAGCAAGGCAAATTATCTGTTACCTTAAATGCCAGGAGCCAGCTGTACAATAAGGCCAGTATTAAAGGGGATGCTATTTACCTTAACGGAAAAGCACCTGCACATGCAGATCCCAGTTATATTAATTATAACAAAGAGCCAATTGTGTATAAAGATATTACAGGCTGTCGCGGCATGCGCTTTGAACTGGCTGTAAAGCCAATGATTAAAGACGGGAAACTAACACAGGACGGAAATAATATTGTTATAACAAACGCATCTGAAGTGGTGCTTATAGTTACTGCTGCCACCAGTTTTAACGGTTTTGACAAATGCCCTGACAGCCAGGGTAAAGATGAACATAAACTTGTAGCAGGATATTTAAAACTGGCTAATAAAAAATATGATCCCCTGCTTAAAGAGCACCTTAAGGATATTCACCATTTCTTTAACAGGGTAGCTTTAAAGCTTAATAAAACCGAAGAAGACAAATCTGCACTGCCTACCGATATAAGGCTCGAAAAATATACTGAAGGCGGTAAAGACTCAAACCTGGAGGCTTTATTCTTCCAGTATGGGCGTTACCTGCTTATTTCGTCATCACGCACTAAAGATGCCCCGGCAAACCTTCAGGGTATATGGAACAAAGACCTTCGCGCGCCATGGAGCAGCAACTATACTACAAATATTAACGTGCAAATGAACTATTGGCCGGCAGAAACAGGTAACCTTTCTGAACTGTCGTCGCCATTAAACGATCTTATCAAAAACCTCTCTGTTACGGGAGCTGAAACTGCGCAAAGCTTTTATCATGCAAAGGGCTGGGTAGTGCACCATAACGCTGATATATGGGGTACAAGCAACCCTGTAGGCGACCTTGGCAAAGGCGATCCTATGTGGGCTAACTGGTATATGGGAGCCAACTGGCTAAGCAGGCACCTGTGGGAGCATTACCAGTTTACGGGCGATAAAAAGTTCCTGAAAGAAGCTTACCCCATAATGAAAGGGGCTACTCTTTTTACCTTAGACTGGTTACAAAAAGATGAAAATGGCTACCTGGTAACAATGCCTTCTACATCTCCGGAAAACAGGTATTACTATGATGGCAAAAAAAAGGGTGCGGTTACTGTAGCAAGTACTATGGATATGGCTATTATAAGAGACCTGTTTTCTAATACCATGGCTGCATCGGCCATTTTAGGTACCGATAAAGACTTTGCTGCAACCATACAAAAAGCAAATGCAACACTATTTCCTTATAAAATAGGCAGTATAGGGCAATTAATGGAGTGGCATGAAGACTTTGAAGAAGAAGACCCGCACCACAGGCACACCTCACACCTGTATGCGCTACACCCTGCAAACAGTATTTCTCCGCTAACCACGCCGGATTTAGCTGCTGCAGCGAGAAAAACACTGGAGCTGCGCGGAGACGACGGTACCGGCTGGAGCCTTGCCTGGAAAGTAAATATGTGGGCACGGCTACTAGATGGCAACCATGCTTACAGATTGTTTAGAAACCAGCTGCGCCTTACAAAAGATAACGATCCTAAATATGGCGGACATGGTGGTGCATATCCTAATCTTTTTGATGCCCACCCGCCATTTCAGATAGATGGTAATTTTGCAGGTACTGCCGGTGTTATAGAAATGCTGCTGCAAAGCCATAATAACGAGATACAACTACTCCCGGCTTTACCTGATGCCTGGGAAGACGGTAGTGTTAACGGTATTGTAGCACGTGGCAATTATCTTGTAGACATCAACTGGGCATCCGGAAAATTAAGCACCGCAAAAATAATATCTAACAACGGAGGCACATTAACCATACGCGCAGATGAGCCTTTTGTTGTTGATTCGCTTAAATTGAAAAGTAAAAAGTCTACAATAGGCTACACCGTTTCTTTTGAGGCTAAGAAAGGAGTAACCTATACGATAAAGTCTGAATTATAA